The Juglans regia cultivar Chandler chromosome 10, Walnut 2.0, whole genome shotgun sequence genome includes the window TGGGGAAAACATCGCGGCTGCCTCCTGGCTTTCGATTTCATCCAACTGATGTTGAGCTAGTTATGTACTATCTAAAGAAGAAAGTAATGCGGAAAAGATTCTGTTCTGAACCCATTGCAGAGATTGATATATACAAGTTTGCCCCGTGGGATCTTCCTGGTACGTGGAAAGTGTTATATacatgcttctttttttttcacgattaGCGTATTGTGCTTTATGTGTGTTTCTACTAaagcttctttgttttttaaatccATCAGAAAGGTCAAGTTCGAGAAGTGGTGATCTGAAATGGTACTTCTTTTGTCCGGTGGAGAGAAAATACTTAAATGGGGCCAGAATGAATCGTGCTACTGAATTTGGGTACTGGAAAACCACTGGAAAGGATCGGCTTGTTCATTACAGTGAAGAGTTGGTGGGTTTGATAAAAACTTTGATTTTTCATCTAGGAAAGGCACCGGGAGGGGAACGAACGAATTGGGTTATGCATGAGTACAGACTGGACGGGAAATATCTGATTAATAATGGAGTTCAGGTAATGTCTGGTTATTTATCAATCTTTTTATCATACTCGTTCGTAGGATCGAAAGTTTTGCTTTGCTGTAATATATGTGCgcgtgtgtatgtgtgtatgtatgcataAACTGCTTGGAATTATTAGTTCTTTTCTCTTGGTACTGGAGATTCAGCGATCTTAGCTCATGTGCCCGTGTAATGCACGTGCATTTCAGAGGCCTTCTTAACCTGGCCATCATTTATATGTTTAGGCTTGGTGCAGAGCCATATAGGTTTCCAAAATGAAGTTGTTTACGTCCCATCCCAACGGCCAATTATCTAGCTGCACTTCTGGGACTTTTCCCTGTTCAGCATGTTCTGAAGAAACTCAAATggttttttctatatttatggAAGCTTCTGTCCTACTTGGCTGTTTTAGGCATGTTTCCGTTGCCTGAAAGCTCATTTTTGTTTGGTCAGTGTGGTAGTAATAGCATTACAAATGGTAAACGTGTTGTCATTATTGGTTTAGGATGCTGCAGATATGAGCAACACAGTTTGTGGTAACGTAGTGTTTTTTCTATGCATCCAGTGTGAATGCTTGTCTCTCAAAGCACAGCCACTTGACAACCATAATCTCTTCTTAAAGGTTTACTGTTGATTGAATTTTATGTTATGCTGACACAGCATAATGTTGATATGCATTTACTGCCTCCATCTTTTATTATCTGTCAATCGTTCTATTTTGTAGATGTTCCATTTTTCCATCTGCTAAAATGAATCCATACAAGTATGCGACCTTACCTAATTGTGCCTAAAAAGTTGCGTCCTTCAAAATTTGagaacaatataaatttatttatttttttacttatccaAAGAATTATACTATTCAAgacaaaaatcaataatttcttACCTTTTTTCCatctgaaaaatggaaaaaaaatagagaagaaattgACAGAGAAATAATCCCCGTCCGTTTAAACGTTTACCAATGTGGACAAATAGAATGAGGCAGAGGAGAGTAATTTATAGTAGTTATGTTTTGATTACATTATTGCACTTGTGCTTTTGCTCAAATTCTATATGTCATTTCTAGTTCTTTTCCTACGTATATTATAACTAATACACTTGATCTTTATATGGTAGCTATATTTGAATTCATTCTCGTGGTGATTTTGTCTTGCAGAACACACACGTGCTTTGTATGATTTTTCAGAAGGATGGCCCAGGCCCAAGAAACGGTGCCCAATATGGAGCACCATTTAAGGAGCAAGATTGGAATGATGATGAGGAAAACTGTGTAGAAGCTGGCCCTTCTGTTTGTTTGTCTACCCCAACATCTGTGCTGCCTGGGAACTGTAGCAGTTCAGTTATGGCTATCAACTCTACTTTGGGTGACACAGTTGCTGAGTCATGTTTATCTGAAACCATGCGATCTGACTCTGAGAGGCTCCCAGCCACCTTCACTAATAACATTGTTTCAAAGGAGTTACCGCAAGCTTTGGATGATGGGGATATTCTTCCAGCCGTGCTCGCTAATGATGGTGATAATGTTCCTTCAAAGGAGTTACCGCAAGCTTTGGATGATGGGGATATTCTTTCCACTGTGcttgctaatgatgatgataatgttcTGTCAGTATTTGCTTGCTTTATGGAAGATGACCAAAATAAGGTGTGTAGCAGCCTTtgccaatttttttattgtgttagTGATGGTGGGACTTATAGGtggagcattagcattggtctatgtatatgcatatgtaaagtcatatttgcataatatgaccataaaatcttccacattggcttatgcatatccaaatatttagctacctatgaatagtggttatctaaatttagataactactattcaccctacaaatcatatttaaataattatttctctctcctcctactctctctcacacaatcccttcattttctccctccttcaacaacaaaacaaatatttacttgcacgttcattttattattataatatattatatatatttttttcattttattatatttttaacatattattattaaaaaattatattttttttattattacatttatattattaatgtcaaatgtatgtagtggatgttaattgcaaaatatatataaaaaaattgattttagcaaaaaagtaataataataaaataataataaaatattattattttgtctcaaatatgcataagtcaatatgagaattttgcttgaatgacaaagtggatatataaaaaaggtaattttgcatatacatatgcataaaccaatactaatgctcttactCATTCTTTAATGGTCATTATTCATTTCTGACTTACCTGGAAGTTTGTATCTGTACTTCAATTTtctgaatatttttcttgatcccTCTACTCTCTTTTGCAGAATCTCAGTCATGGACTGAATCATGAAGCTGCACATTATTTGGATATTTACAAAGACTTGGAAGATCTGGAAAACACAGCTAGTTTTCCCGTGCACCTTGGTATAGATATGAATGATCTCGAGCTGCCGCTGGATGCTTTTCCCAGACTCCCATAATAACATTCTGTCGGTATACAGAAGCGAGTGGTTGTATTGATCCAATTTTCTTCTACTGTGAAATTTGTTAAGATGCAACTTATTATGTACCGTGATTGTATGATGTTTCCTTTCATTTGGGTTGCTGTAAGCTAAGCAAGCTCTGCCTGCTTGTATGTATGGCCTTAGATTATgctttataaaatgaaattttggtcATCTTTTCTAATCTCGCTTGCGAATTCCTGGCGTGCGTTTTTGCATATTACCTGGAATCAATTCTATGAAGTCATGAAGAGAAATATGCCTTGTACCGGAGTTGAAGTAGACGCAGCCGtgcataaaatttgaaagacaCGATCCTGAGTTGGATGGCTCGGACTCGAAAGTTTAAAAGGTCCGCATACAGCTATAGATGGTATCCTTGTTGACAAATTATGTACGATTGGAATCTAAATCCTTTTATCTTCGTCAAATCAGCTCTTTgctattattttcatattctttattggtttatttttcaaaattagaatttccAACCTTTTATGTTAAACATCTTAATTTGTTCCAGGATGCAAGTGAATATGCATTCTCTTGCCTTGtcgttttctttttattagatAGTAATTCTTACACTTggttttataaatctaaataaaaaacttttgttttgaTCTTCAGAATAATCATCCATAACTTCTCATGTAAAACaagtgttttctttcttctagtAGGCACCATTTGAACAATGAAGTTGGTATAagtaatttgttttgaaaaagcaaaagaaaataaaagcgACAGTGTaagtgtaaataaatttatgactcttgaaattttttctttaagtacAGTAATTTATACCTGTGTTTTCACATTGTTTCTTAGTTCTGACTCAGCTAATTCACTGCACCACtaatctgaaagaaaatatgattaGAAAATAGTGTGTTTGCACACTATGATGACATCTGTTAAgatatttgtcccacaagttggttgGTGGACaggaaaattgcaagcatttgATTTGTGCACATATAGTCTCTATTTATAAATTGGCAAAGGACAATACCATTGACAAGGGATACAATTAAACGgttctcttgacacttcctcaACCAACACTCCATGGGGAACCATTATCTTAGAGAGGATGAAAACCCAATGGGTACACCGCTTGGTGAGTGATCACACCCCTCAAATCTACCCAACCATTTTGGTCATTCAATCATTCATCCTAATTGTTTATACAACTATGTCTTGACATATTACGTATTGTGTAACAATTTTAATATGACTTTGTCTCATATGTAGCACTCAAATTATAtagtttcttctttattttaagaattttagatTAACGGCACTCAAATTATAtagtttcttctttattttaagaattttagatTAACGGacttaaatttattgtttaagatCTCCAGCCTCCTCTTTCGGCTCCTTGCCTCTCCCTCGCTTCAAGCCTTCAAGTGTGATCTCTAGAGTTTCCCACTCTCTCAGAacgttttctattattttcttttggtttcatTGGGGTTTTAGAGCttctgttttgttgttttttcttgGGGTTTTTGGTTTCCCTGTTCGACATTAGCTCGTGATCCCATCTTATTGTTTTCTCCGGATTTccaaattctcatttttttttttcgagctTCTTGGATTTGTTAATTGGTTCAGAATCACGTTTTTTTTAAACAACATAGGAAAAAActgctttcttatttttttgttgagaGCGGTATTATCTGAAATTTGGCCATTGTTTTACTTGTCAAATTTATATGGTTGTGAGTGTCAAGCTTGATGGAT containing:
- the LOC109019685 gene encoding NAC domain-containing protein 82-like encodes the protein MGKTSRLPPGFRFHPTDVELVMYYLKKKVMRKRFCSEPIAEIDIYKFAPWDLPERSSSRSGDLKWYFFCPVERKYLNGARMNRATEFGYWKTTGKDRLVHYSEELVGLIKTLIFHLGKAPGGERTNWVMHEYRLDGKYLINNGVQNTHVLCMIFQKDGPGPRNGAQYGAPFKEQDWNDDEENCVEAGPSVCLSTPTSVLPGNCSSSVMAINSTLGDTVAESCLSETMRSDSERLPATFTNNIVSKELPQALDDGDILPAVLANDGDNVPSKELPQALDDGDILSTVLANDDDNVLSVFACFMEDDQNKNLSHGLNHEAAHYLDIYKDLEDLENTASFPVHLGIDMNDLELPLDAFPRLP